One stretch of Salmo trutta chromosome 7, fSalTru1.1, whole genome shotgun sequence DNA includes these proteins:
- the nlrc5 gene encoding protein NLRC5 isoform X2, giving the protein MEAEEDVQTVLTQETHELADILSYQDDAVLAILYKMMDSRARERLVRLASHRERILGVLNYFRTTDPAICRQFLQMVCMHCDMPMRLESRLMSVAGSVTSDPWPTPARETLSLCDPEVIENNSYTLVDEYIPSQGWCAKRPRIDHVESYKSAVRRFLLQRWERVMQGVVKEVLLEEAWVSLRHRTHVRPRDRADGALSPSELPQGDEEGAVEDRVTVHSLLGSEAQVTLLLGQAGSGKTLLMHCLGQKWTQGAFPSFHLLILLEFRQLNLVARPLSLKELLFRFFLPPEGGEEECTAVLDFILENPEKICLIFDGYDEFHTKITHSGKLSSPLCPLPMAELISGLCSRRILPGCTLLITCRPRDVTDLESSVDCIGELLGFNQRSVKEYAEQYFQDKGLDLKEKAVSHLLANHHLLTMCYLPALCHICCVCLDHIFSSGGSQLLPQLPNTLTQVYLQILCAFLSRCPGSSTPLLQSHRAEVTLLGRLAMRGLEGSKIVFLSEEVPPDLVDFATKAGLLSQVDLTHEDGSKGQGYTFMHLTMQEFLGALHIMTSEDITDAQLRKKFNFKTRWTTKSDPKTVFTDSLHLYVCGLAAPACSSYLIQLVRGVGAVGWVKKRLALVRKLLRSLAMSTNLTGPKVVELCHCVQETQDAQLAREMVGSRPCFELRNITLNPVDLDALAFVVSSAGVGIGLDFGACSMELECLDILPSCQHIDFLIFRSRKYDDRFADKLSSILPRLPTLKRFEFICGNLTDVGAAKLARALESCPLITELNFSDNSLTDSGVREIADIFPKLPSLASVSLGRNGCSLESIYILLEKITSSPSIQGLYAEGMKDGSVLFVSSLDMKGSKDKTGLTVSLLNCRFTTDQMNRLCQLLARCPGLSVLDLSGGDIKADTLKALTDSLQELNVSKQIVLNEIPISVDGLMVLTSFLSVCPDVVQVDISLQDPVRASILFAGGIEKQHPEMSKKLCLIGCGLRPPHLDHLCENLTDCSALTLLDISNNSLGNKGLKKLLDLLPQLSTIQEINVSENAVSMEGVVLLADTLCSHRNMSEVNVSHGGKKLFLKFHSSKRIQSEALRTSPDMEQDKKLSLTHSDVHPTDMTRLCRRLVQCPGLLKLDFSHGSLKDDAIENLLNILPKMTSLQLLNLSHVQMSTDGVLLLVRSLIDCQRVRAVELRPQGEAFIKFVNMKVKQATCRLTQYTLSSGDVEKLSGILEQCPHLSDLDLSSNLLRDEGVKSFVDSLPRLRIASSVNLNDNRLTQMGALYLVNTVTTCEKVAAVEVSLGTEERSLIRFEQDSDCGKTLSLRECHFGADHLQRLAEILTRCAAQLVKLRIRNNGLSVQVIEDLVKQLRCGHVQRYISIEEPWITAGAAVNLVSCCLNLNPNIHTIRINKSTVHITLEECQNPTATSGGTSTDMSSSLSTVTISLVDCAVQGHHLVSLQTVFQSCVLLQELDLSLTSIGRVGAELLCSVLPSLASLRKLSLESKETSEDVVLLLAEGLLQAKSIESLNLSGHVITDRGAVALTRTLQNLPRLRTINLSLCYGWTPAGALELVRGLGQCLSLEGISLDSVQLDEESTVCLAQGLHAMTSLKRLNLNNIVTMVTGSPWEGATLVLLASLEGLRGMEEIELEGMRMSDKGVEELIKHLPTWTGLRKISLSGNCISDQAGERLVQALTTCTALEELNLSRNNLSLACAVKMGQVLPTLTHFRVLDLSENEIGTKGSVSISKALISMKYLTKIHLTSIGTSELAGLADSLAHCVCAEDVSFAWNDCGDDVAVKLAEVLPQCQKLRRLDLESNRISTIGAEALARSLQSCPSVEVIRLWRNVISTSDAQKLRQREKRLNFSST; this is encoded by the exons ATGGAAGCAGAGGAAGATGTCCAGACTGTATTGACACAGGAGACCCATGAGCTGGCAGACATTCTGAGCTATCAAGATGATGCAGTTCTCGCCATACTCTATAAAATGATGGACAGCAGAGCGCGGGAACGGCTAGTGCGCCTTGCCAGCCACAGAGAACGCATCCTGGGGGTGTTGAATTACTTCAGGACAACAGACCCTGCTATTTGCCGCCAATTTCTTCAAATGGTCTGCATGCACTGCGACATGCCAATGCGTCTGGAATCTCGGCTGATGTCTGTGGCCGGATCTGTGACTA GTGATCCTTGGCCTACACCGGCAAGAGAGACACTATCCCTCTGTGATCCag AAGTCATTGAAAACAACAGCTATACCCTGGTTGATGAGTATATACCATCTCAGGGTTGGTGTGCAAAACGCCCACGAATAG ACCACGTAGAAAGCTACAAGTCTGCTGTGAGGAGATTTCTACTGCAGAGGTGGGAGAGGGTGATGCAGGGTGTGGTGAAGGAGGTCCTTCTGGAAGAGGCCTGGGTCAGTCTGCGCCACAGAACCCATGTTAGACCCAGAGACAGGGCTGATGGAGCTCTGAGCCCCTCAGAGCTTCCGCAGGGGGACGAGGAGGGGGCTGTGGAGGACAGGGTGACTGTTCACTCCCTCCTGGGTTCAGAAGCCCAGGTCACACTGCTGTTAGGCCAGGCAGGGTCAGGGAAGACACTACTGATGCACTGCCTTGGCCAGAAATGGACACAGGGCGCCTTTCCCTCCTTTCACCTACTGATCCTGCTAGAGTTCCGCCAGCTCAACCTCGTGGCTCGGCCGCTCTCTCTGAAGGAGCTGCTCTTTCGCTTCTTCCTCCCACCAGAGGGTGGGGAGGAGGAGTGTACCGCTGTACTTGACTTCATCCTTGAAAACCCTGAGAAAATATGCTTGATCTTTGATGGCTATGACGAGTTTCACACTAAAATCACCCACTCAGGGAAACTGAGCAGCCCATTGTGCCCGCTCCCCATGGCAGAGCTGATCTCAGGCCTGTGCAGTCGCAGAATCCTCCCAGGATGCACTCTGTTGATTACCTGTAGACCTCGGGATGTGACAGACTTGGAGAGCTCTGTGGACTGCATTGGGGAGCTGCTAGGCTTCAACCAGCGCAGTGTGAAAGAATATGCTGAACAGTACTTCCAGGACAAGGGTCTGGATCTGAAGGAGAAGGCAGTGAGTCATCTACTGGCCAACCACCACCTCCTCACCATGTGTTACCTGCCAGCCCTCTGCCATATCTGCTGTGTGTGCCTGGACCACATATTCTCCAGTGGTGGGTCTCAGCTTTTACCCCAGCTTCCAAACACCCTCACTCAGGTCTACCTCCAGATCCTCTGTGCCTTTCTGAGCCGATGCCCAGGGAGCAGCACACCCCTGTTGCAGAGTCACAgggcagaggtcacactgctgggcCGCCTGGCCATGAGGGGCCTGGAGGGGAGCAAGATCGTGTTCTTGTCTGAAGAGGTTCCACCAGACCTGGTGGACTTCGCCACTAAGGCTGGTCTCCTCTCACAGGTGGACCTGACCCATGAGGATGGATCTAAAGGCCAGGGCTACACATTCATGCACCTCACCATGCAAGAGTTTCTGGGCGCGCTACACATCATGACCAGCGAGGACATCACAGATGCCCAGCTCAGGAAGAAGTTCAACTTCAAGACCCGCTGGACCACGAAATCAGACCCCAAGACGGTTTTCACTGACTCCCTCCATCTGTATGTTTGTGGGCTTGCTGCACCAGCCTGCTCCTCCTACCTGATCCAACTTGTTCGGGGAGTGGGGGCTGTGGGGTGGGTGAAGAAACGCCTGGCACTAGTTCGCAAGTTGCTCCGAAGCCTGGCAATGAGCACCAACCTGACTGGGCCCAAGGTGGTGGAGCTGTGCCACTGTGTCCAGGAGACCCAGGATGCCCAGctggccagggagatggtgggGTCACGTCCCTGCTTTGAACTAAGGAACATAACATTGAACCCTGTTGATCTGGATGCTCTGGCCTTTGTCGTCTCGTCTGCTGGAGTGGGCATCGGGTTGGACTTTGGAGCCTGTTCTATGGAGCTGGAGTGTCTCGATATTCTACCCAGCTGCCAGCACATCGACTTTCTAAT TTTTCGAAGCCGTAAGTATGACGACAGATTTGCAGATAAACTTTCTTCCATCCTTCCCAGACTACCAACCCTGAAAAGATTTGA GTTTATCTGTGGTAACCTCACTGATGTGGGAGCTGCCAAACTTGCCAGAGCCCTGGAGAGCTGTCCACTGATCACAGAGCTCAA TTTCAGTGACAACAGCCTGACAGACAGCGGAGTCAGGGAGATTGCTGACATCTTTCCCAAGCTGCCCAGTCTGGCCTCTGTCTC GTTGGGGAGGAATGGCTGCTCTCTGGAGAGTATCTACATCCTTCTAGAGAAGATTACTTCCAGCCCCTCCATCCAGGGACTCTATGCTGA GGGAATGAAGGACGGCAGTGTCCTGTTTGTCTCAAGCTTAGACATGAAAGG TTCTAAGGATAAAACTGGACTGACTGTCAG CCTGTTGAACTGCAGATTCACTACTGACCAGATGAACAGACTGTGTCAGTTGCTAGCGAGATGTCCTGGCCTCTCTGTCCTGGA TCTCTCAGGTGGCGACATCAAGGCTGATACTCTCAAGGCCCTGACTGACTCTCTACAGGAGCTGAACGTCTCCAAACAGATTGT TCTGAATGAGATTCCCATATCGGTTGATGGGTTGATGGTTCTGACCAGTTTCCTGTCTGTATGTCCTGATGTGGTTCAAGTAGACATCAG CCTGCAGGACCCTGTGCGTGCGTCCATACTTTTTGCTGGGGGGATAGAGAAACAACATCCTGAGATGTCTAAGAAACTTTG TCTGATTGGCTGTGGTCTTCGTCCCCCTCACTTGGACCATCTGTGTGAGAATCTGACGGACTGCTCTGCTCTGACTCTGCTGGA TATTTCCAACAATTCTCTGGGAAACAAAGGTCTAAAAAAGTTGTTAGACCTCTTACCTCAGCTTAGCACCATCCAGGAAATCAA TGTCAGTGAGAATGCAGTCAGCATGGAAGGGGTGGTGCTGCTAGCTGACACACTCTGCTCACACAGGAACATGAGCGAAGTGAATGTCAG TCATGGGGGGAAGAAGCTGTTCCTGAAATTCCATTCCAGTAAAAG AATACAATCagaagcactcaggacctcaccAGATATGGAACAGGATAAGAAACTCAG cCTAACTCACAGTGATGTCCACCCCACTGACATGACCAGGCTGTGTAGAAGACTGGTACAGTGTCCCGGCCTACTGAAGCTAGA TTTCTCCCATGGATCCCTCAAGGACGATGCCATTGAAAATCTATTGAATATCCTGCCTAAGATGACATCTCTTCAGCTGCTCAA TTTGAGCCATGTCCAGATGTCTACGGACGGAGTGTTGTTATTGGTCAGATCTCTGATAGACTGTCAGCGTGTCAGAGCTGTGGAACTCAG GCCCCAAGGAGAAGCGTTCATCAAGTTCGTCAACATGAAAGTAAAACAAGCAACTTGCAG ACTCACGCAGTACACACTGAGCAGTGGAGATGTGGAGAAACTCTCTGGGATCCTGGAGCAGTGTCCTCATTTGTCTGACCTGGA TTTATCCAGTAACCTCCTGAGAGACGAGGGAGTGAAGAGCTTTGTGGATTCTCTGCCAAGGCTGCGGATTGCCAGCTCAGTGAA TCTTAATGATAACAGACTGACCCAGATGGGGGCGCTCTACCTGGTGAACACAGTGACGACCTGTGAGAAGGTGGCTGCAGTTGAAGTCAG TTTGGGAACTGAGGAGAGGTCGCTCATCCGCTTTGAACAGGACAGTGACTGTGGCAAAACTCTGAG TCTGAGAGAGTGTCATTTTGGGGCTGACCATCTGCAGAGACTAGCAGAGATTCTGACACGCTGTGCTGCTCAGTTGGTCAAACTGAG GATAAGAAACAACGGACTGAGTGTTCAGGTGATTGAAGACTTGGTGAAGCAGCTGAGGTGTGGTCACGTCCAACGCTATATCAG TATTGAGGAGCCATGGATCACAGCAGGAGCAGCTGTAAACCTGGTCTCCTGCTGCTTGAACCTGAACCCCAACATACACACCATCAG GATAAATAAATCCACTGTACACATTACTTTGGAAGAATGCCAAAATCCCACTGCTACCAG TGGTGGCACTTCTACAGACATGTCTAGCTCTCTGTCTACCGTGACCATAAG CCTGGTAGACTGTGCAGTGCAAGGGCACCACCTAGTGTCTCTGCAGACTGTGTTCCAGAGCTGTGTTCTGCTACAGGAGCTAGA TTTGTCATTGACCAGCATTGGTAGAGTGGGAGCAGAGTTGCTCTGCTCTGTCCTACCATCCTTAGCTAGTCTGAGGAAACTCAG TCTTGAATCAAAAGAAACCTCTGAAGATGTGGTATTGCTCCTTGCCGAGGGGTTGTTGCAGGCTAAAAGCATTGAGAGCTTGAA tttgTCTGGTCATGTGATTACTGACAGAGGAGCTGTAGCTCTGACCAGAACACTCCAAAACCTTCCTCGTCTCAGAACAATCAA TCTGTCCCTCTGCTATGGTTGGACACCAGCAGGGGCCTTGGAGCTGGTGAGAGGGCTGGGACAGTGCCTCTCTCTGGAAGGGATCag CCTTGACTCTGTACAGCTGGATGAGGAGAGCACAGTGTGCCTGGCCCAAGGGCTCCATGCTATGACCTCCTTGAAGAGGCTGAA TCTGAATAATATAGTTACCATGGTGACTGGATCCCCATGGGAGGGGGCCACTCTGGTCCTGCTGGCCTCTCTGGAGGGGctcagagggatggaggagatagA GTTGGAGGGGATGAGGATGTCAGATAAAGGAGTGGAGGAGCTTATCAAACACCTGCCCACCTGGACAGGCCTGAGGAAGATCAG CCTATCAGGGAACTGCATCAGTGACCAAGCAGGAGAGAGGCTGGTCCAGGCCCTGACAACCTGCACAGCACTGGAGGAGCTCAA TCTGTCCAGGAATAATCTCAGCCTTGCCTGTGCTGTCAAGATGGGACAAGTTCTGCCCACTCTCACTCACTTCAGGGTTCTAGA TCTCTCAGAGAATGAGATTGGTACAAAAGGATCTGTCAGTATCTCCAAAGCCTTGATCTCCATGAagtatttgacaaagataca CTTGACCTCCATAGGGACTTCAGAGCTTGCTGGTCTGGCTGACAGCCTGGCTCACTGTGTCTGTGCAGAGGATGTCAG TTTTGCGTGGAATGATTGTGGAGATGATGTCGCAGTGAAGCTTGCCGAGGTTTTACCACAATGCCAGAAGCTAAGGAGACTTGA TCTAGAGTCTAACAGAATCAGCACTATTGGAGCAGAGGCACTTGCCAGAAGCTTACAGTCTTGTCCATCAGTTGAAGTGATCAG ACTGTGGAGGAATGTTATTTCTACCAGTGATGCCCAgaaactgagacagagagagaagaggctcAACTTCTCCTCCACATAG
- the nlrc5 gene encoding protein NLRC5 isoform X1 has product MEAEEDVQTVLTQETHELADILSYQDDAVLAILYKMMDSRARERLVRLASHRERILGVLNYFRTTDPAICRQFLQMVCMHCDMPMRLESRLMSVAGSVTSDPWPTPARETLSLCDPEEVIENNSYTLVDEYIPSQGWCAKRPRIDHVESYKSAVRRFLLQRWERVMQGVVKEVLLEEAWVSLRHRTHVRPRDRADGALSPSELPQGDEEGAVEDRVTVHSLLGSEAQVTLLLGQAGSGKTLLMHCLGQKWTQGAFPSFHLLILLEFRQLNLVARPLSLKELLFRFFLPPEGGEEECTAVLDFILENPEKICLIFDGYDEFHTKITHSGKLSSPLCPLPMAELISGLCSRRILPGCTLLITCRPRDVTDLESSVDCIGELLGFNQRSVKEYAEQYFQDKGLDLKEKAVSHLLANHHLLTMCYLPALCHICCVCLDHIFSSGGSQLLPQLPNTLTQVYLQILCAFLSRCPGSSTPLLQSHRAEVTLLGRLAMRGLEGSKIVFLSEEVPPDLVDFATKAGLLSQVDLTHEDGSKGQGYTFMHLTMQEFLGALHIMTSEDITDAQLRKKFNFKTRWTTKSDPKTVFTDSLHLYVCGLAAPACSSYLIQLVRGVGAVGWVKKRLALVRKLLRSLAMSTNLTGPKVVELCHCVQETQDAQLAREMVGSRPCFELRNITLNPVDLDALAFVVSSAGVGIGLDFGACSMELECLDILPSCQHIDFLIFRSRKYDDRFADKLSSILPRLPTLKRFEFICGNLTDVGAAKLARALESCPLITELNFSDNSLTDSGVREIADIFPKLPSLASVSLGRNGCSLESIYILLEKITSSPSIQGLYAEGMKDGSVLFVSSLDMKGSKDKTGLTVSLLNCRFTTDQMNRLCQLLARCPGLSVLDLSGGDIKADTLKALTDSLQELNVSKQIVLNEIPISVDGLMVLTSFLSVCPDVVQVDISLQDPVRASILFAGGIEKQHPEMSKKLCLIGCGLRPPHLDHLCENLTDCSALTLLDISNNSLGNKGLKKLLDLLPQLSTIQEINVSENAVSMEGVVLLADTLCSHRNMSEVNVSHGGKKLFLKFHSSKRIQSEALRTSPDMEQDKKLSLTHSDVHPTDMTRLCRRLVQCPGLLKLDFSHGSLKDDAIENLLNILPKMTSLQLLNLSHVQMSTDGVLLLVRSLIDCQRVRAVELRPQGEAFIKFVNMKVKQATCRLTQYTLSSGDVEKLSGILEQCPHLSDLDLSSNLLRDEGVKSFVDSLPRLRIASSVNLNDNRLTQMGALYLVNTVTTCEKVAAVEVSLGTEERSLIRFEQDSDCGKTLSLRECHFGADHLQRLAEILTRCAAQLVKLRIRNNGLSVQVIEDLVKQLRCGHVQRYISIEEPWITAGAAVNLVSCCLNLNPNIHTIRINKSTVHITLEECQNPTATSGGTSTDMSSSLSTVTISLVDCAVQGHHLVSLQTVFQSCVLLQELDLSLTSIGRVGAELLCSVLPSLASLRKLSLESKETSEDVVLLLAEGLLQAKSIESLNLSGHVITDRGAVALTRTLQNLPRLRTINLSLCYGWTPAGALELVRGLGQCLSLEGISLDSVQLDEESTVCLAQGLHAMTSLKRLNLNNIVTMVTGSPWEGATLVLLASLEGLRGMEEIELEGMRMSDKGVEELIKHLPTWTGLRKISLSGNCISDQAGERLVQALTTCTALEELNLSRNNLSLACAVKMGQVLPTLTHFRVLDLSENEIGTKGSVSISKALISMKYLTKIHLTSIGTSELAGLADSLAHCVCAEDVSFAWNDCGDDVAVKLAEVLPQCQKLRRLDLESNRISTIGAEALARSLQSCPSVEVIRLWRNVISTSDAQKLRQREKRLNFSST; this is encoded by the exons ATGGAAGCAGAGGAAGATGTCCAGACTGTATTGACACAGGAGACCCATGAGCTGGCAGACATTCTGAGCTATCAAGATGATGCAGTTCTCGCCATACTCTATAAAATGATGGACAGCAGAGCGCGGGAACGGCTAGTGCGCCTTGCCAGCCACAGAGAACGCATCCTGGGGGTGTTGAATTACTTCAGGACAACAGACCCTGCTATTTGCCGCCAATTTCTTCAAATGGTCTGCATGCACTGCGACATGCCAATGCGTCTGGAATCTCGGCTGATGTCTGTGGCCGGATCTGTGACTA GTGATCCTTGGCCTACACCGGCAAGAGAGACACTATCCCTCTGTGATCCag AAGAAGTCATTGAAAACAACAGCTATACCCTGGTTGATGAGTATATACCATCTCAGGGTTGGTGTGCAAAACGCCCACGAATAG ACCACGTAGAAAGCTACAAGTCTGCTGTGAGGAGATTTCTACTGCAGAGGTGGGAGAGGGTGATGCAGGGTGTGGTGAAGGAGGTCCTTCTGGAAGAGGCCTGGGTCAGTCTGCGCCACAGAACCCATGTTAGACCCAGAGACAGGGCTGATGGAGCTCTGAGCCCCTCAGAGCTTCCGCAGGGGGACGAGGAGGGGGCTGTGGAGGACAGGGTGACTGTTCACTCCCTCCTGGGTTCAGAAGCCCAGGTCACACTGCTGTTAGGCCAGGCAGGGTCAGGGAAGACACTACTGATGCACTGCCTTGGCCAGAAATGGACACAGGGCGCCTTTCCCTCCTTTCACCTACTGATCCTGCTAGAGTTCCGCCAGCTCAACCTCGTGGCTCGGCCGCTCTCTCTGAAGGAGCTGCTCTTTCGCTTCTTCCTCCCACCAGAGGGTGGGGAGGAGGAGTGTACCGCTGTACTTGACTTCATCCTTGAAAACCCTGAGAAAATATGCTTGATCTTTGATGGCTATGACGAGTTTCACACTAAAATCACCCACTCAGGGAAACTGAGCAGCCCATTGTGCCCGCTCCCCATGGCAGAGCTGATCTCAGGCCTGTGCAGTCGCAGAATCCTCCCAGGATGCACTCTGTTGATTACCTGTAGACCTCGGGATGTGACAGACTTGGAGAGCTCTGTGGACTGCATTGGGGAGCTGCTAGGCTTCAACCAGCGCAGTGTGAAAGAATATGCTGAACAGTACTTCCAGGACAAGGGTCTGGATCTGAAGGAGAAGGCAGTGAGTCATCTACTGGCCAACCACCACCTCCTCACCATGTGTTACCTGCCAGCCCTCTGCCATATCTGCTGTGTGTGCCTGGACCACATATTCTCCAGTGGTGGGTCTCAGCTTTTACCCCAGCTTCCAAACACCCTCACTCAGGTCTACCTCCAGATCCTCTGTGCCTTTCTGAGCCGATGCCCAGGGAGCAGCACACCCCTGTTGCAGAGTCACAgggcagaggtcacactgctgggcCGCCTGGCCATGAGGGGCCTGGAGGGGAGCAAGATCGTGTTCTTGTCTGAAGAGGTTCCACCAGACCTGGTGGACTTCGCCACTAAGGCTGGTCTCCTCTCACAGGTGGACCTGACCCATGAGGATGGATCTAAAGGCCAGGGCTACACATTCATGCACCTCACCATGCAAGAGTTTCTGGGCGCGCTACACATCATGACCAGCGAGGACATCACAGATGCCCAGCTCAGGAAGAAGTTCAACTTCAAGACCCGCTGGACCACGAAATCAGACCCCAAGACGGTTTTCACTGACTCCCTCCATCTGTATGTTTGTGGGCTTGCTGCACCAGCCTGCTCCTCCTACCTGATCCAACTTGTTCGGGGAGTGGGGGCTGTGGGGTGGGTGAAGAAACGCCTGGCACTAGTTCGCAAGTTGCTCCGAAGCCTGGCAATGAGCACCAACCTGACTGGGCCCAAGGTGGTGGAGCTGTGCCACTGTGTCCAGGAGACCCAGGATGCCCAGctggccagggagatggtgggGTCACGTCCCTGCTTTGAACTAAGGAACATAACATTGAACCCTGTTGATCTGGATGCTCTGGCCTTTGTCGTCTCGTCTGCTGGAGTGGGCATCGGGTTGGACTTTGGAGCCTGTTCTATGGAGCTGGAGTGTCTCGATATTCTACCCAGCTGCCAGCACATCGACTTTCTAAT TTTTCGAAGCCGTAAGTATGACGACAGATTTGCAGATAAACTTTCTTCCATCCTTCCCAGACTACCAACCCTGAAAAGATTTGA GTTTATCTGTGGTAACCTCACTGATGTGGGAGCTGCCAAACTTGCCAGAGCCCTGGAGAGCTGTCCACTGATCACAGAGCTCAA TTTCAGTGACAACAGCCTGACAGACAGCGGAGTCAGGGAGATTGCTGACATCTTTCCCAAGCTGCCCAGTCTGGCCTCTGTCTC GTTGGGGAGGAATGGCTGCTCTCTGGAGAGTATCTACATCCTTCTAGAGAAGATTACTTCCAGCCCCTCCATCCAGGGACTCTATGCTGA GGGAATGAAGGACGGCAGTGTCCTGTTTGTCTCAAGCTTAGACATGAAAGG TTCTAAGGATAAAACTGGACTGACTGTCAG CCTGTTGAACTGCAGATTCACTACTGACCAGATGAACAGACTGTGTCAGTTGCTAGCGAGATGTCCTGGCCTCTCTGTCCTGGA TCTCTCAGGTGGCGACATCAAGGCTGATACTCTCAAGGCCCTGACTGACTCTCTACAGGAGCTGAACGTCTCCAAACAGATTGT TCTGAATGAGATTCCCATATCGGTTGATGGGTTGATGGTTCTGACCAGTTTCCTGTCTGTATGTCCTGATGTGGTTCAAGTAGACATCAG CCTGCAGGACCCTGTGCGTGCGTCCATACTTTTTGCTGGGGGGATAGAGAAACAACATCCTGAGATGTCTAAGAAACTTTG TCTGATTGGCTGTGGTCTTCGTCCCCCTCACTTGGACCATCTGTGTGAGAATCTGACGGACTGCTCTGCTCTGACTCTGCTGGA TATTTCCAACAATTCTCTGGGAAACAAAGGTCTAAAAAAGTTGTTAGACCTCTTACCTCAGCTTAGCACCATCCAGGAAATCAA TGTCAGTGAGAATGCAGTCAGCATGGAAGGGGTGGTGCTGCTAGCTGACACACTCTGCTCACACAGGAACATGAGCGAAGTGAATGTCAG TCATGGGGGGAAGAAGCTGTTCCTGAAATTCCATTCCAGTAAAAG AATACAATCagaagcactcaggacctcaccAGATATGGAACAGGATAAGAAACTCAG cCTAACTCACAGTGATGTCCACCCCACTGACATGACCAGGCTGTGTAGAAGACTGGTACAGTGTCCCGGCCTACTGAAGCTAGA TTTCTCCCATGGATCCCTCAAGGACGATGCCATTGAAAATCTATTGAATATCCTGCCTAAGATGACATCTCTTCAGCTGCTCAA TTTGAGCCATGTCCAGATGTCTACGGACGGAGTGTTGTTATTGGTCAGATCTCTGATAGACTGTCAGCGTGTCAGAGCTGTGGAACTCAG GCCCCAAGGAGAAGCGTTCATCAAGTTCGTCAACATGAAAGTAAAACAAGCAACTTGCAG ACTCACGCAGTACACACTGAGCAGTGGAGATGTGGAGAAACTCTCTGGGATCCTGGAGCAGTGTCCTCATTTGTCTGACCTGGA TTTATCCAGTAACCTCCTGAGAGACGAGGGAGTGAAGAGCTTTGTGGATTCTCTGCCAAGGCTGCGGATTGCCAGCTCAGTGAA TCTTAATGATAACAGACTGACCCAGATGGGGGCGCTCTACCTGGTGAACACAGTGACGACCTGTGAGAAGGTGGCTGCAGTTGAAGTCAG TTTGGGAACTGAGGAGAGGTCGCTCATCCGCTTTGAACAGGACAGTGACTGTGGCAAAACTCTGAG TCTGAGAGAGTGTCATTTTGGGGCTGACCATCTGCAGAGACTAGCAGAGATTCTGACACGCTGTGCTGCTCAGTTGGTCAAACTGAG GATAAGAAACAACGGACTGAGTGTTCAGGTGATTGAAGACTTGGTGAAGCAGCTGAGGTGTGGTCACGTCCAACGCTATATCAG TATTGAGGAGCCATGGATCACAGCAGGAGCAGCTGTAAACCTGGTCTCCTGCTGCTTGAACCTGAACCCCAACATACACACCATCAG GATAAATAAATCCACTGTACACATTACTTTGGAAGAATGCCAAAATCCCACTGCTACCAG TGGTGGCACTTCTACAGACATGTCTAGCTCTCTGTCTACCGTGACCATAAG CCTGGTAGACTGTGCAGTGCAAGGGCACCACCTAGTGTCTCTGCAGACTGTGTTCCAGAGCTGTGTTCTGCTACAGGAGCTAGA TTTGTCATTGACCAGCATTGGTAGAGTGGGAGCAGAGTTGCTCTGCTCTGTCCTACCATCCTTAGCTAGTCTGAGGAAACTCAG TCTTGAATCAAAAGAAACCTCTGAAGATGTGGTATTGCTCCTTGCCGAGGGGTTGTTGCAGGCTAAAAGCATTGAGAGCTTGAA tttgTCTGGTCATGTGATTACTGACAGAGGAGCTGTAGCTCTGACCAGAACACTCCAAAACCTTCCTCGTCTCAGAACAATCAA TCTGTCCCTCTGCTATGGTTGGACACCAGCAGGGGCCTTGGAGCTGGTGAGAGGGCTGGGACAGTGCCTCTCTCTGGAAGGGATCag CCTTGACTCTGTACAGCTGGATGAGGAGAGCACAGTGTGCCTGGCCCAAGGGCTCCATGCTATGACCTCCTTGAAGAGGCTGAA TCTGAATAATATAGTTACCATGGTGACTGGATCCCCATGGGAGGGGGCCACTCTGGTCCTGCTGGCCTCTCTGGAGGGGctcagagggatggaggagatagA GTTGGAGGGGATGAGGATGTCAGATAAAGGAGTGGAGGAGCTTATCAAACACCTGCCCACCTGGACAGGCCTGAGGAAGATCAG CCTATCAGGGAACTGCATCAGTGACCAAGCAGGAGAGAGGCTGGTCCAGGCCCTGACAACCTGCACAGCACTGGAGGAGCTCAA TCTGTCCAGGAATAATCTCAGCCTTGCCTGTGCTGTCAAGATGGGACAAGTTCTGCCCACTCTCACTCACTTCAGGGTTCTAGA TCTCTCAGAGAATGAGATTGGTACAAAAGGATCTGTCAGTATCTCCAAAGCCTTGATCTCCATGAagtatttgacaaagataca CTTGACCTCCATAGGGACTTCAGAGCTTGCTGGTCTGGCTGACAGCCTGGCTCACTGTGTCTGTGCAGAGGATGTCAG TTTTGCGTGGAATGATTGTGGAGATGATGTCGCAGTGAAGCTTGCCGAGGTTTTACCACAATGCCAGAAGCTAAGGAGACTTGA TCTAGAGTCTAACAGAATCAGCACTATTGGAGCAGAGGCACTTGCCAGAAGCTTACAGTCTTGTCCATCAGTTGAAGTGATCAG ACTGTGGAGGAATGTTATTTCTACCAGTGATGCCCAgaaactgagacagagagagaagaggctcAACTTCTCCTCCACATAG